One Ostrea edulis chromosome 6, xbOstEdul1.1, whole genome shotgun sequence genomic window, AGGTCCAGAAAAAACTGTACAAAGCTATCCTTACAAAAGATATCAGTAAGACTTCACTACGGGAATTCATTtgaaatgcatatatatgtaaaacataataGATGGAgatgtatatgtaaatgttataaatatagatatacatgtatatgtatatgaatacaTTAGTGAGATACAGATGTTTGTATGAATTTTAAGTTTGGGATTTTATAAGACGTATTCTTTTCTTATTCATCGGTCATTTGCATTTCAGGTGTTTTCGCAGACACAAATCGACCGGGAGGCGGATCTCCCAGACTCATGAATATTCTAATGCAGCTCAGAAAATGTGTCAATCATCCATACTTGTTTGATGGTCTGTACTGATTGTCTCTGTGTCTTCTGAGAAATACACAATATTACTTCTTTTTTACGTCAGCATAtcttgagtttttttttttataaaacttaCCAGTACATGCACTACTAGATGAATTTTTGAAAGACGATGATTATGATGATGATTACGATGATGATTACAACAATGGTTACGATGATGATGTTACAGGTGTGGAACCAGAGCCCTTTGAGTTGGGAGAACACCTCGTTGAAGCCAGTGGTAAACTGATTTTAATTGACCAGTTATTGAATTACCTACAAAGCAATGGACACAAGGTTCTACTGTTCTCACAGATGACCCACATGTTGGACATACTACAGGATTACCTTGGATACAGAGGTAAGTTACCATAGTTACCAAAATCATCAAAGGAAGTCTATAGTGTGAAATCTCTGATGTATGAAGTATCACTCTCCTCTAGGAGATCTGTTATCAGAATTGTTGAAGAAGAAACTCCTTAGTCTGGAGATTTGtatagaaaataaaaactttgatgtccttttatcattgtttattttcCTACAATTCTGATTACAAAGtagtttaatattttttttaacacgCACTTTGTGCACTTGTAGATGTACATGCACAGCCATTTGTAGATTGCTGTTTTTTAATATAGAGAAATTACAGGCAATTTTATCGCTTGAGTTCGAATTCACTATTAAAGATGAatttaatagtaaatttgaactGGAGCGATATAATTGCCCGTGAGAGAAATAAAAAACTTGTTAAAACTAAAATGTTAAACAGAATACAGCTATGAGCGTCTGGATGGATCAGTCCGAGGGGAGGAGAGGTTTCTTGCCGTCCAAAACTTTAACAAGAACACGGAGACGTTCGTCTTTCTGTTAAGCACCAAGGCAGGGGGTCAGGGCCTGAATCTAGTCAGTGCAGATACTGTCATTTTTGTGGACAGTGACTTCAATCCTCAGAATGATCTCCAAGCTGCAGCCCGGGCCCACAGAATAGGACAAACAAGGTATACACTTATACAATGATAacgatgaatttcatttccaaaAAATTGCTAAATCTTTTTTACCACacagaaaataatattttatgcATTTAAGGACACTTAAATTGCTACAAAAAAAATGGATGCATAGGTTGATACTTTTTTTGGCTTATTCAGGTTGTAATTAATacataatacttgtatattttctatgatgttcagaAATTGTGATATATCGCCCCTCCCTATGTAACATGTGATTCTCTTCTTAGTATTCACACTGTATTGGATgtaattgagaaatcatggacaaaatttgaattccatacattatttatttattttatttatatagacATAAATTTGGGATCCattttttgtcagttttgtaaaatgttttgtttgtagcaagtggcCTTAATTAAGTATGTTTAGTTTACATGGGCAGTAATTCATTGTAACGCCATGGACTGTAAGCCAACTTTTATTTGCATGTGAGAAATTTTCACCATGTTCACAAAAACATCATTGCAAATATTGCGCATATTTCTCACCACATACCGGTCCTTTAATGTCTCTTGTAATTGTTTAAGATTACCTTGGTTGTGAAAATGAGTCCCCACAACCCAGTTCATCACTGGTAAATCGCAAAATAGTTCATCACTGGTAAATCGCAAAATAGTTTATCACTGGTAAATCGCAAAATAAAGTCGTCTTGAATAAAGGTTGGTTTACAGTACCGGTAAACAGATTGGATTTTTTCCCCAAAGTGAAATGTATTATATAATGGCCGGTATGTTTCGTTTAGACCGGTGAAGATAATCCGTCTGGTAGGAAGAAACACCGTGGAGGAAATCATTCTGAAGCGAGCAGAAGACAAACTGAAACTAACGGAGAAAGTGATAGAGGAGGGCGAGTTCTCCCTGGGGCTCAGTAAACAGTCTCTAATTGCTGACCAACATGTGCCAGTATGTGTAATTCTGAAAAGTCATTCAATCCTTAGAGATTCGATCTCATGTTTTACTTTTGTCCTTTTTGTCAACTatcataataaaaaaatgttACTTGGGGAAATATATTTCGGTTTGACATAGATAATATCTTACACAAAAATTTTGGTTCCTAATGATTTTTCATAGTGAAATGTAAAATGTCAAATTCAGTGGAATGGAAGTTCCAAAATTACTCGTGTTCTGACTTTAATAGCACGTGTAGAGAATTACAATGCATGCACCACTGCTGAATAaaatgcttttatttttatagtttCAGGACctcttgataaataaatgtgGAATAAATTGGCTTATTTTGATACATCTTGATGTATAACTGTTTGAtaaaatggtttatttttatagtttCAGGACATCTTGATAAataactgttgaataaaatgGTTTATTTTGATAGTTACAGGACATCTTGATAAataactgttgaataaaatgGTTTATTTTGATAGTTACAGGACATCTTGATAAataactgttgaataaaatgGTTTATTTTGATAGTTACAGGACATCTTGATAAataactgttgaataaaatggtttatttttatagtTACAGGACATCCTGAAGTTTGGAGTAGACACTCTGTTAAATGATGATGATGCCACAGACTCAAACATTGACTTTGCTAAAATCCTTGGTCCTTCTGTCAGTGGTGAATGGCAGTTGGAAGAGGAAGCCTCAGCCAGTGTTGAACAAAAGGTAGGAGCTGTTGAAATTGTGATACATTTTATAGAAGCTTAAAATGTTGAACAGCAAACATTTGTATGCTGTTTTGGTAAACTTGTTTCTTGTAAAATACTAATTCTGATTTGACTGACGTGTTTTATTTATAACACAGGATGATGTGGAACTGGAGGAGGCGCCATCTAGTATGTACGAGTTTGAGGGGGTGGATTACACCAAGGAACCCTCAGCGGCTGACAAAAAGGCATTCGAGGACCTCCTTTCTAGTGAGTGCTGGGATCTGGGATTATTTTCTGTAGAGTATCAAAATAAGTAAAGCTGTGTTTAacctttatttttcaaaattttgagaatggGGTCAGGACGTTTAGAATACTGAATATTGAAACCATTATTTCTTCTTCAATTCGGTCGTGATTATAATGTTtgatgtgtgcagtgcagaaatGTGAACTCAGACAGTAGTAGTCcatctgaatgattgttatttattcatattgttataattaattactAGTTAAACTGTACATGCCCTCCCTCCCCTGGAGGGCCCTTaattggtgaataaacatattattataatatttagTATGACTTACTAATGAAATCTCATTTTCTGATTTTACTAGGGCTAGTTTTTAGTAAACAAGCACTTGTAACTATCAGATAGTAAGTTTAATGCATATAATGTGAATTTTTATGATATCATTGCATAGCGGTTGGTCCTTATTATAATGAATCTAATTCCATTATTGATAGATTAGAAACTCATGTTTTTGGTACTACAATATTCGCTTAAtacaacattctgaaaaataaaccaggcagatatttttgtatcagaaataaATCATCTCTAGCCATCACAAAAATctgtatacaagagttgcccatGTGATGCATAATTTTCATAACTTCTTTtgctgaagagttccaaaatttcaTAGTTCTGACATTctgtatcaaaatgaaatataaaatctgAGAAAATTTAATTCATCAACATTGCAATATTACATTTTTCTgacattttttaatttattgccTACCATATTGTCTGGTATATATGCTTCAGAACTGTAAATAATGTCCTATTTTACAGTCTgatttaatttcaaaatgaagatATTGCTTGGAAAGCAAATCACAACTACCATACTTGGAGAACAATGTATTTTATTCATGATTTTCAGCTGAACAGCTGATAGTGGAGGAAGACTATTCCGGAGAGAGGTCACTAAGGAAGAAGTCTGTGATGTTCAGTCCGCTGACTGAGACGTCCAGACGAGCGAAAACACAACTCACCCCTGAGGAGATTGAGGAGAGAAACAGAAAGGTACCACTGTCATTAAAACTGGCCATCTTAGATATTGTGTTAGATGACTACCATTGGATCTTAGCACTGATATTGTCAACAGATTGATCATCTTAAAAAgattgttgaaaaaaaatttgaaaagcCTTGATGAAGTTACAACTACTTCAAGAgattaaaattgattaattgatttaaagTTGCTATTAGCCTAAACAGATTTTGGATTTTAGCATTGATGCTGTCAACAGATTGATCATCTAAAagtttattgaagaaaaaaaagattggAAGGCCTTGATGAAGTTACAACTACTTCAAGAGATTAAAATTGGTCTAAAGTTGCTGATAACCTTGAAAGACTTTGGATGAAGTATTTTATCTCCCCATATCTTAGAAATACTGTTGGCATACTATGTAGTCCATGTTTGTTATGAATTTGTGTGCTCTGTTTACAGAGGAAGGAGACTCTTGAAAGAAAAGCTAAAGAGGCTGAAGAACGAGCCAAGAAGAGGGCTGAACAACAGAGGAAAAAATTGTAGGTCAACTcatcacaaatatatatgtccTGAGAATGTAACGGTCATACACCGGGATGTTGTCCATTATTTAAACTTCTCActattactttcattttcttgtGAAGAAACATATTAATGTAATGGTATAGGATTATGTACACAATTTTATGTACTGCACACTGACGTCTGAACTATATCTAGTGTTACATTTTACTTAAGGGAAGAACTTTGGACCGCAAACAGTTACGTTTCCAGCTGTGTCACATTTGATAGTGATGATGAAGGCTCTGAAGATGAAGAGAAAGATTCTAGATTAAAACTGGATGAGGAGGAAGATGATGGAGGACAGAAAAGTCATGCCATTCACTACGTCAGTGGTGATGTCACTCACCCAGTACAGACTAAAACCGGTGTTAATCTTGTTGTCCACTGTGCTGGTAAGAGTTGTTTCCCTTGAGCTCTGTTGTATTTCATTTTGGATGAAGTATGAATCTATCCAATCAGTTCAACAGACTTCAAAGTTACAGAATGCTTTTCTGACAGAAACTGATCAGAATGATCCATGTATATTCACAGCTAGTTATAACAAGAGTACCGAaaacggtacataatatgcCCCGTGAAAAACTTCCAtttagggtgtttttcttaagccatgattttttaaaagtagtatcagccatcatcaggctgtgactACTTTCtttgcttcatatgaatgaaaagtcgTAGTTTAAAAACTTTGACAGGAGGTAGATACACAGAAGtgttctgtgtgtaaaatatttccccaaatttgaccaagttcaacaacctgtaaataaGAAAGTAAAAAATTCTTCAGAATCAATATCCTTGCACTATGTTAAGTTAGTTACACAGGTTCTAGGTTCAAAACGGTGAGAGAAGTTAAAAGGACAACTATGTCCGATATTTGATATAACATTTCCTTAAAAGTTAAACagcctgtaattttctcaaaaattgaagaaaatcaaaatccttacCACACGCACCTCTTCAGTATccttaatttgtatttttttgttgttgttcagATGACTCGGGATGGTGGGGTAAAGGCGGGGTGTTCACAGCAATCTCCAAACGAAGTCGCTCCGTGGAGGAGCAGTATGAGCTGGCAGCTAAAATGAAGGGTTTGTAGACATCGACGCTAATTTACAGGAGAATTGTAGTCCACACTGAATAACTAAGTGCAAGGTTTTATGTGTTTCAGACATACGTGTCGGAGATTGTCACCTTATTTCCATGGATGATAAGTCTGGGTCGGGAGATGTGGAGGACTGGGTCAGTATACGGTATAAATCTGGAAATTTTTGCGAATATTTACTTTTGCGAAATTGGGTCAAATTTGCCATTGATGGATTTTTGTGTATTTGAATTATGCAAATTAGTTTTATCATTAAAGGACAACATAGgatgttttattttcacaaaaaatatttttatgaatttcatagacctgcaaaattgttaaaaatctaTATGCAGCAAAAATGGCCAGATGTATGGTAGTAAATGATTGTTTCCTGTCGTCCTTATTATAGACTGTTGCTTCAAGACTCGCGCAAATTAATGGCCAGAATACTTTCAACTGAATGAAGttgttttgtatttcctaaatgAGAACTTGTATCCTTCATGAATCTTAATCATGATGATAGATAAAATGTACCTCTGTGAAGACTTTTAAGTGGAAATAAAAGTGATGAaaaaagtatttacaaaatCCAGATTTAATTGTTCTAGCACTAAAAATAATGTGAGTAACAAAGTAATGATCCTTTTTTCACAGATGTGTCTTATCATAGCCCAGCACAGGGACAAAAAGAACAATTCTCTGACTGGAATCAAATTATCTGCACTGAGAGATGGACTGAAGATGGTGTATAAATTGGCAAAAGCTCGTAAAGGTATCCACACCTGCACTTGATTAAGATTTAATGCATGCAGTTACTTTATAAGGCTTACTATCGACAAAGGTCATTGGAAATGGATGAAAATCTTGTTTATGTtcactacagtaaaacatggttacagcgaacatgcttgtaatgaattcacacttacagcgaAGTGATATGTATTccttgtagttttaaaacatattatgaatttaatgtataaaacaaatCACATTGATAACAGATCAAAATTGTTGGCCCTCAGCTCTTcgctataagtgtgttttaccaTACAAGTTTTGatcaaaacattttctttgaagCGAGTGTCCACCTGCCTAGGATTGGTCACGATACTCCAGGATTTAACTGGTACGGTACAGAGAGGTTGATTCGGAAGCATCTGTCTGCAAGAGGAGTTCCCACGTACATGTATCctttgatttaaacaatatgTTATTGAGTCGACTCACGTAGCGAGCTACTCCTTGGCATCGCGTCTATCCACCCTCATACGCAACTGAATATAGATTGACTGGCAGTGTATGTGTATTGATTTGTCAAATGAAATCATTGCCATGCACATAAAATTCTTAATAATGTCAATGGAACGCACACATTGTTTGCGaaagaatgtgaaaatatttaagAATCAGACATCGATAGCAAGGTCTGCATCTGAATACAGTTAGGAGAAGATGAGACTGCGGATATGAAAGCAGACACATTGAGTTTAAGATGTGTTAACATGGTCAATAAAGTAATGTTTGATGTATTAAAATTTTAGCCAAACAATGATGGTAAAAGACGCACATGTATGAAGTCtatcaaaatgataatatttttaattgcaCATGAATAAGGAAGGGGAGGATTAGATGAATAAGGACTTCgtattacttgatatattgtatttatCTTTCCGCGAAAATAAATGATGATTCTTGAACTAATATTCTAACAAAATTTTGAcgaaaatatatctgaaatgaattaacgaattctatatttgctttgtgtaaacaaataaacaatgaacaagttttaaaacatcatttacatactcACTTGGTACATTTTTGTGAGAATACTTCATGTAAACAAGACGAAGGAAGTTTGAAGACTTCAAGAGAATAATTTATATAGATCGATACCCACTACAAATTGTGTCTGGGCTGttacttttttgtcttttgtggtaggcttttgatatttgacatgaaCCGATAAGTGATCATCTCATGCAGATGTGCTGGGTTCCATGAATAGTAACCTTTGATCTTGAACTATATATTCACACAACTTTTGAAAGCTTTTATGGATAACTTCCTTAAGCCAATGTGTCGTGTTCCtagtttgtgaccttgaaattccaCAGATATCTAGATAGTCATAATACTTACGCATcatcatgtacattttgctttacCATACTATATTATAAAGATTAAGAATTAAAGGTCATATGATGCAGTGGCAGATCCTTTATGCTTTATATACCTTCCCTTGTTGGAAATAGTGGACGAGTTGCCCTGGAGGCCTTTGATTCAATAAAGGACTTGGATTGGCAAGCAGACTGAAGTCAAATGTTAGTCCTCTCCCTACAAAATTTCACAATACTATtggtaatattttattttcatctccATGTAATTGGAGATTcaggggcatatagtttttagTCTGTCTGTTCATCCACGAAAACTTTAGCCTTAGccgtaacttttgaatggaaggtgatagagctttcatattccttgtgacaagacctttcttttcgtACCAAAAGTTTCAACTtcatgaccttggagtttggccatAACAGGGACATtagtatttcacacacacatcTTGTTGTCATCATGAATGTTGTTTACCTAAagctttgttaaaaaaaattgaccatTTGCATCATGTCTTAAATTATCACTACCATTACATAGGTATGGAATTGTTTTTGAATTGTAAATGACTGAGAATTCTATAATCAATATACTGTCCTTGTACTTGATTTAGTGGAATTCAAATTTTAGCAGCTTTGGCAGTGAAGCAAAAATGCTTTATAGCTATGctaaaatatagaaatttctATTTATCCATTTGTATACAAAGAAGTACTAAATCATAATCATGCCAATAGTGCATCTATTAGAACTGTGCCAAAATTTGAATACGCTAAAATAAGTACTCATACAGTATTGTTGACATTAtagtaaaatttgtaaatttccaatgtttttgcctttgatatctttaccaatggTAGTGATaaacatttcctcatgaatgggaagcagatgtgaacaatgtatatgtatgaatattgataattatatcatgtctattttaacagctgggagATTTTAgagaagtgaaagtagaatgtgctattttacatgaaagtataatatgTACTGCAGATAAAATTGTCACTATGGACTCTTTTGATCctttatttattaaaaaatttcatttttatttaattttgctttattcatgaaaatccaaatttctGTGAATGTGTCATACAGAACTCATCGACTCTAAAAAAGGccaagttttttgttgttgccaTATTTACAGTTCAGAGGGGAAAAagatgatttataaagccttgaTTGATCGACTGTTTTTATCCTTAATACACCTGTAGTTATTATTATCCCAGAAAGCAGAAAGGGGTGAAGAGGAAAAGTGAAGACACACCCAGTAACTCAAAATTCCTAGGTAAGATATATCATAGGGCCTTTAATGGACGGATCATTTCATTCACACGCTATATTCTGTATACCAGTACACAGTTCCTGGATAAGGGGAAGAAAGCTGAAATCATCGTAAAAGCAGGAAATTAATTCTGTAACTTTAATGCAAATTGCACACAGATGTTTATCCTTCACTaattaaaacatttgaaaagaaaCAGATGCCTTTTAAttgctttcatttttaaagtactAAACTGAGTGGTATAAGAGAACACCTGTTAACCTGTCTCTGTGTATTTTGTGGTATCgatataatgtattgacacttTTTGGTTCTGCCTATGCTTTGAGTTAGTGTGTCATCTAAACATATACCCATCCctttattattttgatttatggGGAAGACATGTTTTTGTCTGTTTTCTCCTTCTGCAGATATAGTGTCGAGGACATTGTTTGTGCTCCATTTCTTaccattgttttctttcatattattcctcttcttgtCCGcacgattttatgaaagtgcttCAACAGCTCCAATTCAAACTGGGGGTAATTTGATGATGacgacccccacccccaccccccaccccctcccaaATCCATTTTCAGCATAAATGTTTTTGTGCTGCCTTTTTTAAAATGGCTGCCTTatacagaaatatttcaaagtgttaaaatctcaaCGGTATTTTGGTTTTGGGGTCAATAGAGGGTCCTAAGTTCATTTCTAGCTTCAGTATTTCTTTccattcaaatttcaaatgtttcaaaatggctgccaaacaagaaaataaaaataaatcatggaTCTTAGATTTCAATGACATTTGGTTTCTATGGTAAAATAATTGACCTGGGTCCATTACCGACATAAGATGTTTGGGGACaattgtgttggcatcccaaccaAGTTATAGCTAGTAATTCTTCTTCAACTATTCTTCAActaaagaggtatagcgcactTA contains:
- the LOC125683051 gene encoding chromodomain-helicase-DNA-binding protein 1-like isoform X1, with product MISDSDEDDVAITEKYVKNNDALKRFGWADLPLRHYQLSGVNWLVDCTKKGHGAILGDEMGLGKTCQTIAFLTYLKKSNQHSLVVCPRSVLENWGEEFHRFSPSLKIQTYVGDKDKRHELASNIKRDLKKGREPFDILLTTYELCLKDDAFFSSIPWRVIVVDEAHRLKNSESLLYQTLSDWDIDYRVLLTGTPVQNNLSELYSLLSFVAPRIFRLSGQEKFVNKYKDVAKNKGKSELHEVLQPYLLRRTKEAVLKDLPKKSEIVMYHGISKVQKKLYKAILTKDISVFADTNRPGGGSPRLMNILMQLRKCVNHPYLFDGVEPEPFELGEHLVEASGKLILIDQLLNYLQSNGHKVLLFSQMTHMLDILQDYLGYREYSYERLDGSVRGEERFLAVQNFNKNTETFVFLLSTKAGGQGLNLVSADTVIFVDSDFNPQNDLQAAARAHRIGQTRPVKIIRLVGRNTVEEIILKRAEDKLKLTEKVIEEGEFSLGLSKQSLIADQHVPLQDILKFGVDTLLNDDDATDSNIDFAKILGPSVSGEWQLEEEASASVEQKDDVELEEAPSSMYEFEGVDYTKEPSAADKKAFEDLLSTEQLIVEEDYSGERSLRKKSVMFSPLTETSRRAKTQLTPEEIEERNRKRKETLERKAKEAEERAKKRAEQQRKKLEELWTANSYVSSCVTFDSDDEGSEDEEKDSRLKLDEEEDDGGQKSHAIHYVSGDVTHPVQTKTGVNLVVHCADDSGWWGKGGVFTAISKRSRSVEEQYELAAKMKDIRVGDCHLISMDDKSGSGDVEDWMCLIIAQHRDKKNNSLTGIKLSALRDGLKMVYKLAKARKASVHLPRIGHDTPGFNWYGTERLIRKHLSARGVPTYIYYYPRKQKGVKRKSEDTPSNSKFLAKKSTASSISSTNGCTSSKLLDIFTRKCIYLHPSNLKPDRLRQYRRKIIAYDGDVAKEFTSEVTHVVADPKCEKAAAVWLKSTVKCPIVTVDWLDCCLQRRRLVPVQSYIHPACDST
- the LOC125683051 gene encoding chromodomain-helicase-DNA-binding protein 1-like isoform X2 translates to MGLGKTCQTIAFLTYLKKSNQHSLVVCPRSVLENWGEEFHRFSPSLKIQTYVGDKDKRHELASNIKRDLKKGREPFDILLTTYELCLKDDAFFSSIPWRVIVVDEAHRLKNSESLLYQTLSDWDIDYRVLLTGTPVQNNLSELYSLLSFVAPRIFRLSGQEKFVNKYKDVAKNKGKSELHEVLQPYLLRRTKEAVLKDLPKKSEIVMYHGISKVQKKLYKAILTKDISVFADTNRPGGGSPRLMNILMQLRKCVNHPYLFDGVEPEPFELGEHLVEASGKLILIDQLLNYLQSNGHKVLLFSQMTHMLDILQDYLGYREYSYERLDGSVRGEERFLAVQNFNKNTETFVFLLSTKAGGQGLNLVSADTVIFVDSDFNPQNDLQAAARAHRIGQTRPVKIIRLVGRNTVEEIILKRAEDKLKLTEKVIEEGEFSLGLSKQSLIADQHVPLQDILKFGVDTLLNDDDATDSNIDFAKILGPSVSGEWQLEEEASASVEQKDDVELEEAPSSMYEFEGVDYTKEPSAADKKAFEDLLSTEQLIVEEDYSGERSLRKKSVMFSPLTETSRRAKTQLTPEEIEERNRKRKETLERKAKEAEERAKKRAEQQRKKLEELWTANSYVSSCVTFDSDDEGSEDEEKDSRLKLDEEEDDGGQKSHAIHYVSGDVTHPVQTKTGVNLVVHCADDSGWWGKGGVFTAISKRSRSVEEQYELAAKMKDIRVGDCHLISMDDKSGSGDVEDWMCLIIAQHRDKKNNSLTGIKLSALRDGLKMVYKLAKARKASVHLPRIGHDTPGFNWYGTERLIRKHLSARGVPTYIYYYPRKQKGVKRKSEDTPSNSKFLAKKSTASSISSTNGCTSSKLLDIFTRKCIYLHPSNLKPDRLRQYRRKIIAYDGDVAKEFTSEVTHVVADPKCEKAAAVWLKSTVKCPIVTVDWLDCCLQRRRLVPVQSYIHPACDST